In a genomic window of Pseudomonas mohnii:
- a CDS encoding tetratricopeptide repeat protein, which yields MPQSRRYLLISLCALLVIGLAWVYLRSTTPVVPEAIKRGYSEALAQARAGQPGAARVLYQQLGRPDLSPKRRIWLHAELPNYPSSVALKLADADLQHESPEVRIAAIKSISGLVPNGQRSLLLGPLLDDKDQSVRLAAVNALLGLSPDDLGLYFGPLEQAIDAWEQVLKSAPESAENHYQLARLHLHNAEFKEAQQALENTLRLAPDNLPALVMQIEVLDKLGQSDAARQLLARQLKAQPDSAYLQHALGLWLLNHGQSEFALLGLSKAVELEPNNKDYRYDLATTLHGEQELEAAQKQLQEIVQRHPNDRRARVLLINYWKESGQLQNVQILSAQLEQMNPDDPALQQGL from the coding sequence ATGCCCCAGTCCCGCCGTTATCTGCTTATCAGTCTCTGCGCCTTGCTTGTCATCGGCCTCGCCTGGGTGTACCTGCGCAGCACGACGCCAGTGGTGCCCGAAGCGATCAAGCGCGGCTACAGTGAGGCGCTGGCCCAGGCCCGCGCCGGCCAGCCCGGCGCCGCGCGGGTGCTGTACCAGCAATTGGGCCGCCCCGATCTATCGCCCAAGCGGCGCATCTGGCTGCACGCCGAACTGCCTAACTACCCGAGTTCGGTGGCCCTGAAACTGGCAGACGCCGATTTGCAACATGAGTCGCCGGAAGTACGTATCGCGGCGATCAAAAGCATCAGCGGGCTCGTGCCCAACGGCCAGCGCAGCTTATTGCTCGGGCCGTTGCTCGATGACAAAGACCAGAGTGTGAGGTTGGCCGCCGTCAACGCCTTGCTGGGCTTGTCACCGGACGACCTCGGCTTGTATTTCGGGCCACTGGAACAAGCCATCGATGCCTGGGAGCAGGTACTCAAAAGCGCGCCGGAGAGTGCCGAGAATCACTATCAGCTGGCTCGACTGCATTTGCACAACGCCGAATTCAAGGAGGCCCAGCAGGCGCTTGAAAACACCCTGCGCCTGGCCCCCGACAACCTCCCGGCGCTGGTCATGCAGATTGAGGTGCTGGACAAGCTGGGACAAAGCGATGCCGCCCGGCAATTGTTGGCCAGGCAATTGAAAGCACAGCCCGACTCCGCCTATTTGCAGCATGCCCTGGGGCTTTGGCTGCTCAATCATGGCCAGAGTGAATTCGCGCTGTTGGGCCTGTCCAAAGCCGTGGAGCTTGAGCCGAACAACAAGGACTATCGCTATGACCTGGCCACCACCCTGCACGGTGAACAGGAGCTGGAAGCGGCGCAGAAGCAATTGCAGGAGATCGTCCAGCGCCACCCGAACGATCGCAGGGCGCGAGTACTGTT
- a CDS encoding FUSC family protein, whose amino-acid sequence MQALLQYFKAILHPGPGVLLFALRTIAAGLLTLYLAFLFDLDQPKWSIMAVVIISQPLGGMVLARSFGQVIGTTMGAVVAVAIMAVFPQAPLPFITTLALWLALCTAGGTLLRYTSSQAFVLSGYTAVVIALLAIPDPDGTFLLTVTRVTETLLAVACVCVVSLLTARPEAVARDYFAKIDQITKLLATHASAVLRTEESEADFQRRQMQLLGQISALEGVRRHLYFDAPRLRSANGLVQLLGNQLVLLTARLTALRHQRLLLTERWEGALPEEIQRLRAEELAFLDELAQQGRSLSSEKRHHFTSLRQRFDELAYRAEQLTEAMPATLRSLAWSLRWEQARLLQQLEQILELSDAIQSGRPASSVFRGQENPLHLDFTLATMNAIRAFTALLVAGLIWIETGWDGARAGMVLLGILCSLMSTFPRPLLVVQSYARGFGLALLASALLEFMFVPMISNFEMLALVLVPLLYAVAVGLSSPPTTGTGIGLGLTTFLMLGPLNVGLGQNTAIQWFEFAGAYTCATVLGLSVYALIFPFRPVLRIRRLFKENCEQVYALLKVPATDENQFAFESRMVDRLTMMLGLLPATQDQGSRDVFEVSLGCMALGIALNQLRQQGQGNALLTPAVQSQVFATVRETGRLVAGRPGIQADHVIDSLHALGDELDALHSSVHEHLWSVFRMRVALLIVVSFLERHRHHFEPLAPQGVPALAH is encoded by the coding sequence ATGCAAGCACTGTTGCAGTACTTCAAGGCGATTCTCCACCCCGGTCCCGGGGTGTTGCTGTTTGCCTTGAGAACCATTGCGGCCGGGCTGTTGACGCTTTACCTGGCCTTCCTGTTCGACCTCGACCAGCCCAAGTGGTCGATCATGGCCGTGGTCATCATCAGTCAGCCACTGGGCGGCATGGTGCTGGCCCGCAGTTTCGGCCAGGTCATCGGCACCACCATGGGCGCGGTCGTGGCGGTAGCTATCATGGCGGTCTTTCCCCAGGCACCCCTGCCTTTCATTACCACACTGGCCTTGTGGCTCGCGCTGTGTACGGCCGGTGGCACCTTGTTGCGCTACACGAGTTCCCAGGCGTTCGTCCTCAGTGGCTACACCGCCGTGGTCATTGCGCTACTGGCGATACCCGACCCGGACGGCACATTCCTGCTGACGGTAACCCGAGTCACCGAGACTTTGTTAGCCGTCGCCTGTGTGTGCGTGGTCAGCCTGCTCACCGCGCGCCCCGAAGCCGTCGCCCGGGACTATTTCGCCAAAATCGATCAAATCACCAAACTGCTGGCGACCCATGCCAGTGCCGTCCTGCGCACCGAGGAAAGCGAGGCGGATTTCCAACGCCGGCAAATGCAACTGCTGGGTCAGATCAGCGCCCTGGAGGGCGTACGTCGGCATTTGTACTTCGATGCACCTCGCTTGCGCAGCGCCAACGGTCTGGTGCAACTGCTGGGCAATCAGCTGGTGCTGCTGACCGCAAGGCTCACCGCCCTGCGTCATCAGCGGCTATTGCTGACGGAGCGCTGGGAAGGGGCCTTGCCCGAGGAAATACAGCGTCTGCGCGCTGAAGAGCTGGCCTTTCTCGATGAGCTGGCGCAACAGGGCCGCTCGCTGTCGAGCGAAAAGCGCCACCATTTCACCTCGTTGCGCCAACGCTTCGACGAACTGGCCTACAGGGCCGAGCAATTGACCGAGGCCATGCCGGCCACCTTGCGCTCGCTGGCCTGGTCGCTGCGCTGGGAACAGGCGCGCCTGCTGCAACAGCTGGAGCAAATACTGGAATTGAGCGATGCCATCCAGAGCGGACGGCCCGCCAGCAGCGTCTTTCGCGGGCAAGAGAACCCGCTGCATCTGGATTTCACCCTGGCGACCATGAATGCCATTCGTGCGTTCACCGCGCTATTGGTGGCCGGCCTGATCTGGATCGAAACCGGTTGGGACGGGGCTCGGGCCGGCATGGTGCTGCTGGGGATTCTCTGCTCCCTGATGTCGACGTTTCCACGGCCGCTGCTGGTCGTTCAGAGTTATGCCCGGGGGTTTGGCCTGGCCTTGCTGGCGTCGGCGCTGCTGGAGTTCATGTTCGTTCCCATGATCAGTAACTTCGAGATGCTCGCCTTGGTGCTGGTGCCCTTGCTTTACGCCGTCGCCGTGGGGCTGTCCAGCCCGCCAACCACCGGTACCGGTATCGGTTTGGGGCTGACAACCTTTCTGATGCTGGGCCCGTTGAATGTGGGCCTGGGACAAAACACTGCCATCCAGTGGTTCGAGTTTGCCGGTGCCTACACCTGCGCAACGGTGCTGGGCTTGAGTGTCTACGCGCTGATCTTTCCGTTCAGACCGGTATTGCGCATACGCCGGCTGTTCAAGGAGAACTGCGAGCAGGTGTACGCCTTGCTGAAAGTCCCGGCCACCGATGAAAACCAGTTTGCCTTCGAGAGCCGCATGGTCGATCGCCTGACCATGATGCTGGGATTGCTGCCGGCGACCCAGGACCAGGGATCGCGGGATGTGTTTGAAGTCAGTCTCGGTTGCATGGCCCTGGGTATCGCCTTGAACCAGCTGCGGCAACAGGGACAGGGCAACGCGTTGTTGACGCCCGCTGTGCAAAGCCAGGTATTCGCCACGGTCCGTGAAACCGGGCGGCTGGTCGCTGGCCGCCCCGGCATTCAGGCGGATCACGTGATCGACAGCCTGCATGCCTTGGGCGATGAACTGGACGCCCTGCATTCCAGCGTTCATGAACATCTGTGGTCGGTCTTTCGCATGCGCGTGGCGCTGTTGATCGTGGTGTCATTCCTGGAGCGCCATCGCCATCACTTTGAACCGCTCGCCCCACAAGGAGTACCTGCGCTTGCCCATTGA
- a CDS encoding DUF1656 domain-containing protein has protein sequence MPIDLEIGGVYLPPIAQALLLGLPIFLALDWVLRRLGVLRFVWHEALFEGALYACVCATLILLMGA, from the coding sequence TTGCCCATTGATCTGGAAATAGGCGGTGTCTACCTCCCGCCCATCGCCCAGGCGCTGCTGCTGGGCCTGCCGATTTTCCTGGCGCTGGACTGGGTGCTGCGGCGCCTGGGCGTGCTGCGTTTCGTCTGGCATGAAGCGTTATTCGAGGGCGCGTTGTACGCCTGTGTGTGTGCGACGCTGATTTTGCTGATGGGAGCCTGA
- a CDS encoding HlyD family secretion protein, which translates to MKKILSHLTTVAVVVLAFVLGWFAWEHYTRAPWTRDARVRADVVTLSADVSGRIVSLGVQDNQHVDKGQLLLEIDPARYSLAVEHARRSVEVAKASLGQSEATIVSSQALLRQRQSEERRRRTLKERSAISGEEWEKSNTEVSVAQADLLRNLANLGLAQANVQLAIAALTQAELDLQRTRVESPVSGYVTNLLTRQGDYATVGGPLLALVDSDSFYVSGYFEETKLPRIGEGDRVDIELMSGEKFGGTVQSIAFAIADRENLPGGRLLANINPSYTWVKLAQRVPVRIRIDEGYAGKDKLRAGTTATVTVEENPKSQD; encoded by the coding sequence TTGAAGAAGATCCTTTCGCACCTGACGACCGTGGCCGTGGTCGTGCTGGCGTTCGTCCTTGGCTGGTTTGCCTGGGAGCATTACACCCGCGCCCCCTGGACCCGCGACGCCCGGGTGCGTGCCGATGTGGTGACCCTGTCCGCCGATGTTTCGGGGCGCATCGTCAGCCTCGGCGTGCAGGATAACCAGCACGTGGACAAAGGCCAGTTGTTGCTGGAGATCGATCCGGCGCGCTATTCCCTGGCGGTTGAACATGCCAGACGCTCCGTGGAGGTGGCGAAAGCGTCGCTGGGGCAGTCTGAAGCGACCATCGTCTCCAGCCAGGCGCTGTTACGCCAGCGCCAGAGCGAAGAGCGGCGCCGGCGCACACTTAAGGAACGCTCCGCCATCTCGGGCGAGGAATGGGAAAAATCCAACACCGAAGTCTCGGTGGCCCAGGCTGATTTGCTGCGAAACCTGGCCAATCTGGGATTGGCCCAGGCCAACGTGCAACTGGCGATTGCGGCATTGACCCAGGCCGAACTGGATCTGCAGCGCACGCGCGTGGAATCGCCAGTCAGTGGCTACGTCACCAACCTGCTGACTCGCCAGGGAGACTATGCAACGGTGGGTGGTCCACTGTTGGCGCTGGTGGACAGCGACAGCTTTTATGTCAGCGGCTACTTCGAAGAAACCAAGTTGCCGCGAATCGGCGAGGGCGACCGGGTCGACATTGAATTGATGAGCGGCGAAAAATTCGGCGGCACGGTGCAAAGCATTGCCTTCGCCATTGCCGACCGGGAGAACCTGCCCGGTGGTCGGCTACTGGCCAACATCAACCCCAGCTACACCTGGGTCAAGCTGGCGCAAAGGGTGCCGGTGCGGATCAGGATTGACGAGGGTTACGCCGGTAAAGACAAACTGCGAGCGGGAACCACGGCCACCGTCACCGTCGAGGAAAACCCCAAATCTCAAGACTAA
- a CDS encoding efflux transporter outer membrane subunit: MSLKAFLPSLLVLALSACAVGPDYKTPATEAAHITTATDGAAGQKNFDRSRFEGIWWQQFEDPTLNQLVTESLKGNRDLRVAFARWKAARAIRDDVSNDAMPTITSRVSSDLAKGQIPGQTTDRVNSERYDLGLDMAWEIDLFGRIQRNLESANAEQQAVEADLYQLQVTMIAELVDSYGQLRGAQLREKIALANLENQQESRKITISLRDAGVGDQLDVERADARLASVEASVPQLQAEQVRQKNRIATLLGQRPDKLSVDLSPKNLPAIAKALPIGDPGELLQRRPDIRSAERKLASATARIGVAKADLFPQVSLSGFLGFTAGRGSQIGSSAANAWALGPSITWAAFDLGSVKARLRGADADAEGALASYEQQVLLALEESENAFSDYGKRQQRLISLIRQSESSRSAADLAEIRYREGTADFLVLLDAQRERLAAEDTQAQAEVDLYRGIVAIYKALGGGWQPETVASN, from the coding sequence ATGAGTTTGAAAGCCTTCCTGCCGAGTCTCCTGGTACTGGCGCTGAGCGCCTGTGCCGTGGGCCCGGACTACAAGACCCCGGCCACTGAGGCGGCCCATATCACCACCGCCACCGATGGCGCGGCCGGTCAGAAGAACTTCGACCGCTCCCGTTTCGAAGGCATCTGGTGGCAGCAATTCGAGGACCCGACCCTCAACCAGTTGGTGACCGAGTCCCTGAAGGGCAACCGCGACTTGCGCGTCGCCTTCGCCCGCTGGAAAGCGGCGCGGGCGATACGCGATGACGTCAGCAATGACGCCATGCCGACCATTACCAGCCGGGTCAGCAGTGACCTGGCCAAGGGCCAGATTCCCGGCCAGACCACCGACCGGGTCAACAGCGAACGCTATGACCTGGGCCTGGACATGGCCTGGGAGATCGACCTGTTTGGCCGCATCCAGCGCAACCTGGAATCGGCCAACGCCGAGCAACAAGCGGTCGAGGCCGATCTGTATCAACTGCAAGTCACGATGATTGCCGAACTGGTGGACTCCTACGGCCAACTGCGCGGCGCGCAACTGCGGGAGAAAATCGCCCTGGCCAACCTGGAGAACCAGCAGGAGTCGCGCAAGATCACCATCAGCCTGCGTGATGCCGGCGTCGGCGATCAACTCGACGTGGAACGCGCCGATGCTCGACTGGCGTCGGTCGAAGCCAGCGTGCCGCAATTGCAGGCCGAACAGGTTCGGCAGAAAAACCGCATTGCTACCCTGCTCGGTCAACGCCCGGACAAGTTGAGCGTCGACTTGAGCCCGAAAAACTTGCCGGCCATTGCCAAGGCGTTGCCCATTGGTGATCCGGGTGAACTGCTGCAACGTCGCCCGGACATTCGTAGCGCCGAACGCAAACTGGCCTCGGCCACGGCGCGCATCGGCGTGGCCAAGGCTGATCTGTTCCCGCAGGTCAGCCTCAGCGGCTTCCTTGGCTTCACCGCCGGACGGGGTTCGCAGATCGGTTCCTCGGCAGCCAACGCCTGGGCGCTTGGCCCGAGCATCACCTGGGCAGCGTTCGATCTGGGCAGCGTCAAGGCTCGCTTGCGCGGTGCCGACGCCGACGCGGAAGGCGCCTTGGCGAGCTACGAGCAGCAAGTCTTGCTGGCCCTGGAAGAATCGGAAAACGCCTTCAGCGACTACGGCAAACGCCAACAACGGTTGATCTCGCTGATTCGCCAGAGCGAATCGAGCCGCTCCGCTGCCGACCTCGCCGAGATCCGCTACCGCGAAGGCACCGCCGATTTCCTGGTGTTGCTCGATGCCCAGCGTGAGCGCCTGGCGGCCGAAGACACCCAGGCCCAGGCCGAAGTCGACCTGTATCGCGGCATCGTCGCGATCTACAAGGCGCTCGGCGGTGGCTGGCAGCCGGAAACGGTCGCCAGCAACTAA
- a CDS encoding efflux RND transporter permease subunit has translation MNFSQFFISRPIFAAVLSLLILIAGAISLFQLPISEYPEVVPPTVVVRANFPGANPKVIGETVAAPLEQAITGVENMLYMSSQSTADGKITLTITFALGTDLDNAQVQVQNRVTRTEPKLPEEVTRIGITVDKASPDLTMVVHLTSPDKRYDMLYLSNYALLNIKDELARLGGVGDVQLFGMGDYSLRVWLDPNKTASRNLTATDVVTAIREQNRQVAAGALGAPPAPNATAFQLSVNTQGRLVSEEEFENIIIRSGDNGEITRLKDIARVELGSSQYALRSQLNNQPAVAIPIFQRPGSNAIEISNEVRDKMAELKKSFPEGMDFSIVYDPTIFVRGSIEAVVHTLFEALILVVLVVILFLQTWRASIIPLVAVPVSLIGTFAVMHLFGFSLNALSLFGLVLAIGIVVDDAIVVVENVERNIELGLNPVEATKRAMREVTGPIIATALVLCAVFIPAAFISGLTGQFYKQFALTIAISTVISAFNSLTLSPALAAVLLKGHDAPKDRFSKLLDKVFGGWLFRPFNRFFEKASHGYVGTVGRVIRSSGIALLLYAGLMVLTFFGFSSTPTGFVPAQDKQYLVAFAQLPDAASLDRTDEVIQQMSEIALKQPGVANSVAFPGLSINGFTNSPNAGIVFTPLKPFDERKDPSESAGAIAAALNAKFADIQGAYIAIFPPPPVQGLGTIGGFRLQIEDRGNLGYDELYKQTMNIIAKSHSVPELANLFTSYTVNVPQVDAAIDREKAKTHGVAVSDIFDTLQIYLGSLYANDFNRFGRTYQVNVQAEQQFRLEPDQIGQLKVRNNKGEMIPLATFIKVSDTSGPDRVMHYNGFITAEINGAAAPGYSSGQAEKAIEKLLKEELPNGMTYEWTDLTYQQILSGNTALFVFPLCVLLAFLVLAAQYESWSLPLAVILIVPMTLLSAITGVIVSGGDNNIFTQIGLIVLVGLACKNAILIVEFAKDKQLEGLNPLAAVLEACRLRLRPILMTSFAFIMGVVPLVFSSGAGAEMRHAMGVAVFSGMLGVTFFGLLLTPVFYVLIRNFVERGEARKAAKALKLEKPLESHS, from the coding sequence ATGAATTTTTCCCAATTCTTCATTTCACGGCCGATCTTCGCAGCGGTGCTGTCGCTGCTGATCCTGATCGCCGGCGCGATATCGCTGTTCCAGCTGCCGATCAGCGAATACCCGGAAGTGGTGCCACCGACCGTCGTGGTCCGCGCCAACTTCCCCGGTGCCAACCCCAAAGTCATCGGTGAAACCGTGGCCGCTCCACTGGAGCAAGCCATCACCGGCGTCGAGAACATGCTGTACATGTCCTCGCAGTCGACCGCCGACGGCAAGATCACCCTGACCATCACCTTCGCCCTGGGTACCGACCTGGACAACGCGCAGGTGCAGGTCCAGAACCGTGTGACCCGGACCGAGCCCAAACTTCCCGAAGAAGTGACGCGCATCGGTATCACCGTGGACAAGGCGTCGCCCGACCTGACCATGGTCGTGCACTTGACCTCGCCGGACAAACGCTACGACATGCTGTACCTGTCCAACTACGCCTTGCTCAACATCAAGGATGAGCTGGCGCGCCTGGGCGGTGTCGGTGATGTGCAATTGTTCGGCATGGGCGATTACTCGCTGCGGGTCTGGCTCGATCCGAACAAGACCGCCTCGCGCAACCTGACCGCAACCGACGTGGTCACTGCGATCCGCGAACAGAACCGTCAGGTCGCCGCCGGTGCACTGGGTGCGCCGCCTGCACCGAACGCCACCGCGTTCCAGCTGTCGGTCAACACCCAGGGTCGCCTGGTGTCCGAAGAAGAGTTCGAGAACATCATCATTCGCTCCGGCGACAACGGTGAAATCACGCGCCTGAAAGACATTGCGCGCGTCGAGCTGGGCTCCAGTCAGTACGCCCTGCGTTCGCAACTCAACAACCAGCCGGCGGTAGCGATCCCGATCTTCCAGCGTCCAGGCTCCAACGCCATCGAGATCTCCAACGAAGTACGCGACAAGATGGCGGAGCTGAAGAAGAGCTTCCCCGAAGGCATGGATTTCAGCATCGTCTATGACCCGACGATCTTCGTGCGCGGCTCCATCGAGGCGGTGGTTCACACCCTCTTCGAAGCGCTGATCCTCGTGGTGCTGGTGGTGATCCTGTTCCTGCAAACCTGGCGCGCCTCGATCATTCCGTTGGTGGCGGTGCCGGTGTCGCTGATCGGTACGTTTGCCGTGATGCACTTGTTCGGCTTTTCGTTGAACGCCCTGTCATTGTTCGGCCTGGTACTGGCAATCGGTATCGTGGTGGACGACGCGATCGTGGTGGTGGAGAACGTCGAACGCAACATCGAACTGGGCCTCAATCCGGTCGAAGCGACCAAGCGTGCCATGCGTGAAGTGACCGGACCAATCATCGCCACGGCACTGGTGCTGTGTGCGGTGTTTATCCCGGCGGCCTTCATTTCCGGGTTAACTGGCCAGTTCTACAAGCAGTTCGCCCTGACCATCGCGATTTCCACGGTGATCTCGGCCTTCAACTCCCTGACCCTGTCGCCCGCCCTGGCTGCGGTCCTGTTGAAAGGCCATGATGCGCCGAAAGACCGCTTCTCCAAACTCCTGGACAAGGTATTCGGTGGCTGGCTGTTCCGTCCCTTCAACCGTTTCTTTGAAAAGGCCAGCCATGGCTATGTCGGCACCGTTGGCCGTGTGATCCGCAGCAGCGGCATCGCCCTGTTGCTGTACGCGGGCCTGATGGTCCTGACGTTCTTCGGTTTCTCCAGCACCCCGACCGGTTTCGTCCCGGCGCAGGACAAGCAATACCTGGTGGCGTTTGCCCAGCTGCCGGACGCTGCAAGCCTGGATCGCACCGATGAAGTGATCCAGCAGATGTCCGAGATTGCCCTCAAGCAACCTGGCGTCGCCAACTCGGTAGCCTTCCCTGGCCTGTCGATCAACGGTTTCACCAACAGCCCCAACGCCGGCATCGTGTTCACCCCGCTCAAGCCGTTTGACGAGCGCAAGGACCCAAGCGAATCGGCGGGTGCCATTGCGGCCGCGCTGAACGCCAAGTTCGCCGACATCCAGGGTGCCTACATTGCGATCTTCCCGCCGCCGCCGGTACAGGGCCTGGGCACGATCGGTGGTTTCCGCCTGCAAATCGAAGACCGGGGCAACCTGGGCTACGACGAGCTGTATAAGCAAACCATGAACATCATTGCCAAGAGCCACAGCGTTCCGGAACTGGCCAACCTGTTCACCAGCTACACCGTGAACGTGCCGCAGGTCGATGCCGCCATCGACCGGGAAAAAGCCAAGACCCACGGCGTGGCCGTCAGCGACATCTTCGACACCCTGCAGATCTACCTGGGTTCGCTGTATGCCAACGACTTCAACCGCTTTGGTCGCACCTATCAGGTCAACGTTCAGGCAGAGCAGCAGTTCCGTCTTGAACCGGACCAGATCGGTCAGCTGAAAGTACGCAACAACAAAGGCGAGATGATCCCGCTGGCGACCTTCATCAAGGTCAGCGACACCTCGGGCCCGGACCGCGTGATGCACTACAACGGCTTCATCACCGCTGAAATCAACGGTGCCGCTGCCCCCGGCTACAGCTCCGGCCAGGCCGAAAAAGCCATCGAGAAACTGCTCAAGGAAGAACTTCCGAACGGCATGACCTACGAATGGACCGACCTGACCTACCAGCAGATTCTGTCCGGCAACACCGCGCTGTTCGTGTTCCCGCTCTGCGTACTGCTGGCGTTCCTGGTGCTCGCGGCGCAGTACGAAAGCTGGAGCCTGCCACTGGCGGTGATCCTGATCGTACCGATGACCCTGCTGTCGGCCATCACCGGGGTGATTGTGTCCGGTGGCGACAACAACATCTTCACCCAGATCGGCCTGATCGTACTGGTGGGTCTGGCCTGTAAGAACGCGATCCTGATCGTCGAGTTCGCCAAGGATAAACAGCTGGAAGGTCTCAACCCGCTGGCCGCGGTACTGGAAGCCTGCCGCCTGCGTCTGCGGCCGATCCTGATGACCTCCTTCGCGTTCATCATGGGTGTGGTGCCACTGGTGTTCTCCAGCGGTGCCGGTGCCGAAATGCGTCACGCCATGGGTGTGGCGGTGTTCTCCGGGATGCTCGGGGTGACCTTCTTCGGTCTGTTGCTGACGCCGGTGTTCTACGTACTGATTCGCAACTTTGTCGAGCGCGGTGAGGCACGAAAAGCCGCCAAGGCGCTGAAACTGGAAAAGCCGCTGGAGTCGCATTCATGA
- the mexE gene encoding multidrug efflux RND transporter periplasmic adaptor subunit MexE, producing the protein MEQSLKHLRFPLAVLAVVVMSACGKAPQTAATMPAAKVSVAKVLEQPVNEWDEFTGRLEAPETVEIRPRVSGQIDDVAFTEGALVKKGDLLFQIDPRPFQAEVRRLEALVAQARANATRSENEAQRGERLRTSNAISAELADSRTSAAQESRAAVGALQAQLDLAKLNLSFTRVTAPISGRVSRAEITAGNLVTADTTALTSVVSTDKVYAYFDADERVFLKYTQLARQGKRGAATPVYMGLSNEDGNPHLGQMNFVDNQVNPKTGTIRGRAVFDNSDGSYTPGLYARLKLVGSGTYNAMLINDEAVGTDLGKKFVLVMDADNKTAYRAVELGPKIEGLRIVRNGLNKDDTIIVKGLQRVRPGSPVTPEVIPMASEQTLAALAQQRQALEASNLPQVAPVKVAPGTAVKLAAATPRG; encoded by the coding sequence ATGGAACAATCACTCAAACATTTGCGCTTCCCGTTGGCCGTGTTGGCCGTAGTGGTGATGAGCGCCTGCGGCAAAGCTCCACAAACCGCGGCCACGATGCCGGCGGCCAAGGTCAGCGTGGCCAAGGTGCTGGAGCAACCGGTCAACGAGTGGGACGAATTCACCGGGCGCCTTGAAGCCCCGGAAACCGTAGAAATTCGTCCACGGGTCTCCGGCCAGATCGATGACGTGGCCTTTACCGAGGGCGCCCTGGTCAAGAAAGGCGACCTGCTGTTCCAGATCGATCCCCGTCCGTTCCAGGCCGAGGTCCGCCGCCTCGAAGCCCTGGTCGCCCAGGCTCGCGCCAACGCCACCCGCAGCGAAAACGAAGCCCAGCGCGGTGAACGCCTGCGCACCAGCAATGCCATCTCCGCTGAACTGGCCGATTCGCGTACCAGCGCCGCTCAAGAATCCCGCGCCGCCGTCGGCGCGCTTCAGGCGCAACTGGACCTGGCCAAACTGAACCTGAGTTTCACCCGCGTCACCGCGCCCATCAGCGGTCGCGTCAGCCGCGCGGAAATCACCGCCGGCAACCTGGTGACCGCCGATACCACCGCGCTGACCAGCGTGGTTTCCACCGACAAGGTCTACGCCTACTTCGACGCTGACGAGCGTGTGTTCCTCAAGTACACCCAGCTCGCCCGCCAGGGCAAACGTGGCGCCGCCACCCCGGTTTACATGGGCCTGTCCAACGAAGACGGCAACCCGCACCTGGGCCAGATGAACTTCGTCGACAACCAGGTCAACCCGAAAACCGGCACCATCCGTGGTCGCGCCGTCTTCGACAACAGCGACGGCAGCTACACCCCGGGCCTCTATGCGCGCCTGAAACTGGTCGGCAGCGGCACCTACAACGCCATGCTGATCAACGATGAAGCCGTCGGCACTGACCTGGGCAAGAAGTTCGTGCTGGTGATGGATGCCGACAATAAAACCGCCTACCGCGCGGTCGAGCTGGGCCCGAAAATCGAAGGCTTGCGCATCGTGCGCAACGGTTTGAACAAGGACGACACCATCATCGTCAAGGGTCTGCAACGGGTACGTCCCGGCTCGCCAGTCACCCCTGAAGTGATCCCGATGGCCAGCGAGCAAACCCTCGCGGCCCTGGCACAACAACGTCAAGCGCTGGAAGCCAGCAACCTGCCCCAAGTCGCACCTGTCAAGGTCGCGCCGGGTACGGCTGTGAAGCTGGCTGCTGCGACTCCACGCGGTTAA
- a CDS encoding helix-turn-helix domain-containing protein: MTDITNDLPKSHPSRIDLLALSIKRERLAAGLSLTELAKRAGVAKSTLSQLESGIGNPSIETLWSLAMAMGLQVTRFFEQPQQPLRVIRANEGMTTYAETANYAATLLADCPAGVQRDIYRLKVQPGEVRLSQPHPPGTVEHVVLCSGSARIGPASGPVLLNAGDYISYLANVPHVFEALEADTTAVMVIEHS, from the coding sequence ATGACCGATATAACGAACGACCTACCAAAAAGTCATCCGAGCCGAATCGATCTGCTGGCGCTTTCAATCAAACGCGAACGCTTGGCCGCCGGGCTTTCCTTGACCGAGTTGGCGAAGCGCGCCGGGGTGGCAAAGTCGACCTTGTCTCAATTAGAGTCGGGAATCGGTAACCCCAGCATCGAAACCTTGTGGTCGCTGGCGATGGCAATGGGGTTGCAAGTCACCCGGTTCTTCGAGCAACCCCAACAGCCGTTACGGGTGATTCGCGCCAACGAGGGCATGACCACCTATGCCGAGACTGCTAATTACGCAGCGACACTGCTTGCCGATTGCCCGGCGGGAGTACAGCGCGACATCTACCGGCTCAAGGTGCAGCCCGGTGAAGTTCGGCTGTCTCAGCCTCACCCACCGGGAACCGTAGAGCACGTGGTGTTGTGCAGTGGCAGCGCCCGTATTGGCCCGGCGAGCGGACCTGTGTTGCTGAACGCAGGCGACTACATCAGCTACCTGGCGAATGTGCCTCACGTGTTCGAAGCACTCGAGGCGGACACTACTGCGGTGATGGTGATAGAGCATTCCTAA